In Geobacillus kaustophilus, a genomic segment contains:
- a CDS encoding protein-glutamate methylesterase/protein-glutamine glutaminase — protein sequence MKAIKVLVVDDSAFMRKWISDFLSEHPHLEVVGTARNGREALEKIAALRPDVVTLDVEMPVMNGLETLQRIMRDHPVPVVMVSSTTTEGAENTIAAMQCGAVDFVAKPSGPISLDLYKVKDELIGKVLHASEANVSALAAPRRQRPSWRPSFKAAARPQQSIVAIGTSTGGPRALETVLTQLPPDLAAPVVAVQHMPKGFTASLANRLDALTAITVKEAEDGEVLRNGTAYIAPGGVHLIVREEGGALTARFDESPPRAGHRPAVDVLFESLAAIRRCRKIAVIMTGMGSDGTAGLKKLKESGNTKAIAEARETAVVFGMPRAAIEAGVVDVIAPLDSIAAAIVQLIGE from the coding sequence ATGAAGGCGATCAAGGTGCTTGTCGTCGATGACTCCGCGTTTATGCGCAAATGGATCAGTGATTTTTTGTCCGAGCATCCGCACCTCGAAGTCGTCGGAACAGCTCGCAACGGCCGGGAGGCGCTCGAGAAAATCGCTGCCCTAAGGCCGGATGTCGTGACGCTTGATGTGGAAATGCCGGTTATGAACGGACTCGAAACGTTGCAGCGCATCATGCGGGATCATCCTGTGCCGGTCGTCATGGTGTCAAGCACGACGACCGAAGGGGCGGAAAACACGATCGCCGCCATGCAGTGCGGGGCGGTCGACTTTGTCGCCAAGCCGTCCGGACCGATTTCGCTCGATTTGTACAAAGTGAAAGATGAACTGATTGGCAAAGTGCTGCACGCGAGCGAAGCGAATGTGTCCGCCTTGGCTGCCCCGCGCCGCCAACGTCCGTCTTGGCGCCCATCGTTCAAAGCGGCGGCGCGGCCGCAACAGTCCATCGTCGCTATCGGCACTTCCACCGGCGGTCCGCGTGCGCTCGAGACGGTGTTGACGCAGCTTCCGCCCGATCTAGCCGCTCCGGTTGTCGCTGTCCAGCATATGCCGAAAGGGTTTACGGCATCGCTCGCCAACCGGCTTGATGCGCTTACCGCGATTACGGTCAAGGAGGCGGAAGACGGGGAAGTGCTGCGGAATGGCACCGCCTATATTGCGCCAGGCGGCGTCCATCTCATCGTTCGCGAAGAAGGCGGCGCGCTGACAGCCCGTTTCGACGAATCGCCGCCGCGCGCCGGCCATCGTCCGGCTGTTGACGTGTTGTTCGAGTCGCTCGCTGCCATTCGCCGCTGTCGGAAAATCGCAGTGATCATGACCGGGATGGGAAGCGACGGAACAGCGGGGTTGAAAAAGCTGAAGGAAAGCGGGAACACAAAAGCGATCGCGGAAGCGCGCGAGACAGCCGTTGTCTTTGGGATGCCAAGAGCGGCGATCGAGGCTGGCGTCGTTGATGTCATCGCGCCGCTTGACAGCATCGCCGCTGCCATCGTCCAATTGATCGGGGAGTAA